From Saccharomyces kudriavzevii IFO 1802 strain IFO1802 genome assembly, chromosome: 13, a single genomic window includes:
- the ADI1 gene encoding acireductone dioxygenase (Ni2+-requiring) (similar to Saccharomyces cerevisiae ADI1 (YMR009W); ancestral locus Anc_7.113): MVKAYIHDNKSDCDYRAPHNSGTELSLEELAELGVIYKYCANEEAVDKIAEERQYKNRDVVDIHKGSFRNETEFDEKLAMFYKEHLHEDEEIRYCLEGTGYFDIRDASTPENWVRCLVEPGDLLILPPGIYHRFTLTISNHIKALRLFKDEPKWQAINRSTQADTLPVRRDYITQINRC, translated from the coding sequence atggTGAAAGCATACATTCATGATAATAAGAGCGACTGCGATTATCGCGCACCCCACAATTCCGGTACGGAACTTTCCTTGGAGGAGCTCGCAGAATTGGGAGTTATTTATAAATACTGTGCAAACGAGGAGGCCGTGGACAAAATCGCTGAAGAGAGacaatataaaaatagaGACGTGGTCGATATTCATAAAGGGTCTTTCAGAAATGAAACCGAATTCGATGAGAAATTAGCTATGTTCTACAAAGAGCATTTACATGAGGACGAAGAAATTAGATATTGCCTGGAAGGCACCGGATATTTTGACATCAGAGACGCTTCTACACCAGAAAACTGGGTTAGATGTCTGGTAGAGCCAGGAGATTTGTTAATTCTTCCGCCGGGCATCTATCATCGTTTCACTTTGACAATTAGCAATCATATTAAGGCGCTGAGACTATTCAAGGACGAACCTAAATGGCAGGCCATCAACAGATCAACGCAGGCGGACACTTTGCCCGTGCGCAGGGACTATATCACCCAGATTAATCGGTGTTAA
- the ANY1 gene encoding Any1p (similar to Saccharomyces cerevisiae YMR010W; ancestral locus Anc_7.112), with translation MSATTGTLEATFVRGVAAATATRASYDVSDTIYSYLPKVDQFYIPEWLTMQFIANNLISFTPLFSYGTTIISIEKCKTALGFSIDICATMLIASILRISYYLITPYEITLLRQSLVMIFIQLILLRTSLKYRPDEYKYQNLTDVESLSHLIHDIWFEFFSCINRPKFLSEDWKNLIRSLSFTNLLKFSFKIFLAFFYKILKFFDPNFKRFGGFWQWDDDKNFWRFLALFATVQLLVTFFISNILDWDSLAQGLGSIIGSLGLLVESLLPLPQIAILYKLKSVQGFKLILLVSWLCGDTLKITYLIFGAKNISALFVIFALFQMSLDFYIGGQYIYYRYYYPKLRHQHHPNDSNPPSDEDESEMYELDLFNTLQKDVEKALKHDSNDTSDSVQDDQVGKSQAHAVAV, from the coding sequence ATGTCAGCAACTACCGGTACATTAGAGGCTACTTTCGTAAGAGGCGTCGCAGCTGCCACTGCTACTAGAGCATCATACGACGTGAGTGACACTATATATTCGTACCTACCTAAAGTCGACCAATTTTATATTCCTGAATGGCTTACAATGCAATTTATTGCCAACAATCTAATCAGTTTCACCCCCCTATTCTCTTATGGTACCACAATCATCAGCATCGAGAAATGTAAGACCGCTCTGGGGTTTTCCATAGATATTTGTGCCACAATGTTGATTGCTAGCATCCTAAGGATATCTTACTATCTCATTACACCATACGAAATTACATTGTTGAGGCAGTCACTAGTGATgatttttattcaattgaTCTTACTAAGGACAAGTTTAAAATATAGACCCGACGAATACAAATATCAAAATCTTACCGATGTCGAGTCATTGTCACACTTGATTCATGACATATggtttgaatttttcagctgCATTAATAGACCGAAATTTTTAAGTGAAGattggaagaatttgatCAGGTCGCTATCGTTCACAAACttgttgaaattttcattcaaaattttcttagcattcttttacaaaattttgaaattttttgaccCAAACTTCAAAAGGTTTGGGGGATTTTGGCAATGGGACgatgataaaaatttctGGAGATTTTTGGCGCTTTTTGCGACCGTGCAATTACTAGTCACATTTTTTATCTCGAACATTTTAGACTGGGACTCATTAGCTCAAGGCTTGGGCTCTATCATAGGGTCTTTAGGTTTGTTAGTAGAGTCCCTCTTACCACTGCCACAAATTGCCATTCTCTATAAATTAAAATCCGTTCAAGGTTTCAAATTGATCCTATTGGTAAGTTGGCTCTGTGGTGATACCCTGAAAATCACTTACCTGATATTTGGTGCAAAGAATATTTCTGCCTTGtttgttatttttgcaTTATTTCAGATGTCCCTAGATTTTTACATCGGCGGTCAATACATTTACTACAGATACTACTATCCAAAGCTAAGACATCAACACCACCCCAATGACAGTAATCCGCCatcagatgaagatgaaagcGAAATGTACGAATTGGATCTTTTCAATACTTTACAAAAAGATGTTGAAAAAGCCTTAAAACATGATAGTAACGATACATCAGACTCAGTTCAAGATGATCAAGTAGGGAAATCTCAGGCCCATGCGGTAGCGGTATAG
- the HXT2 gene encoding hexose transporter HXT2 (similar to Saccharomyces cerevisiae HXT2 (YMR011W)), with product MSEFAASHVESGSQQISINSTPVVKKLETDESPIQAKSEYTSAEIPAKPITAYWTVICLCLMIAFGGFVFGWDTGTISGFVNQSDFKRRFGQMKSDGTYYLSDVRTGLIVGIFNIGCAIGGLTLGRLGDIYGRRIGLMCVVLVYIVGIVIQIASSNKWYQYFIGRIISGMGVGGIAVLSPTLISETAPKHIRGTCVSFYQLMITLGIFLGYCTNYGTKDYTNSVQWRVPLGLGFAFAIFMIAGMLMVPESPRFLVEKGRYEDAKRSLAKSNKVTVDDPSIVAEMDTIMANVETERLAGNASWGELFSNKGAILPRVIMGIMIQSLQQLTGNNYFFYYGTTIFNAVGMKDSFQTSIVLGIVNFASTFVALYTVDKFGRRKCLLGGSAAMAICFVIFSSVGVTSLYPDGKDQPSSKAAGNVMIVFTCLFIFFFAISWAPIAYVIVAESYPLRVKNRAMAIAVGANWIWGFLIGFFTPFITSAIGFSYGYVFMGCLVFSFFYVFFFVCETKGLTLEEVNEMYVEGVKPWKSGNWIAKENRVYEEELETEA from the coding sequence atgtCTGAATTCGCGGCTAGCCACGTCGAAAGTGGTTCTCAACAAATTTCCATTAATTCTACTCCGGTAGTGAAAAAGCTAGAGACAGATGAATCTCCAATTCAAGCTAAATCTGAATACACTAGCGCTGAAATTCCAGCAAAGCCAATCACTGCTTATTGGACTGTCATCTGTTTATGTTTAATGATTGCATTTGGTGGTTTCGTCTTTGGTTGGGATACTGGTACTATCTCTGGGTTTGTCAACCAAAgtgatttcaaaagaagattcGGTCAAATGAAGTCGGACGGAACTTATTATCTTTCTGACGTCAGAACTGGTTTAATTGTCGGTATTTTTAATATTGGTTGTGCTATTGGTGGGTTAACATTGGGACGTCTAGGTGATATATATGGGCGCAGAATTGGTTTGATGTGTGTGGTTCTGGTATACATTGTTGGTATCGTGATTCAAATTGCTTCTAGTAACAAATGGTACCAGTACTTCATTGGTAGAATTATCTCCGGTATGGGTGTCGGTGGTATTGCTGTCCTATCTCCAACCTTGATTTCTGAAACTGCTCCAAAGCACATTAGAGGTACTTGTGTCTCTTTCTATCAATTGATGATCACTCTTGGTATTTTCTTAGGTTACTGCACGAACTATGGTACTAAAGACTACACCAACTCTGTTCAATGGAGAGTCCCATTAGGTTTAGGATTTGCCTTCGCTATTTTCATGATTGCTGGTATGTTAATGGTCCCAGAATCCCCAAGATTTTTGGTTGAAAAGGGTAGATACGAAGATGCTAAACGTTCTTTGGCTAAATCTAACAAGGTCACAGTCGATGATCCTAGTATTGTCGCTGAAATGGATACTATCATGGCTAATGTTGAAACGGAAAGATTGGCTGGTAACGCTTCTTGGGGTGAACTGTTCTCTAACAAGGGTGCCATTTTACCTCGTGTCATCATGGGTATTATGATCCAATCCTTACAACAACTGACCGGTAATAactatttcttctattaTGGTACCACTATTTTCAACGCCGTCGGTATGAAGGATTCTTTCCAAACTTCTATCGTTTTAGGTATAGTTAATTTCGCCTCCACCTTCGTTGCCTTATACACTGTCGATAAATTCGGCCGTCGTAAGTGTCTATTAGGTGGTTCTGCTGCCATGGCTATTTGTTTCGTCATTTTCTCCTCTGTCGGTGTCACAAGCTTATATCCAGATGGAAAGGACCAACCATCTTCTAAGGCTGCCGGTAATGTCATGATTGTTTTCACCTgtttgttcatttttttctttgccatTAGTTGGGCTCCAATTGCTTATGTTATTGTCGCTGAATCTTATCCTCTACGTGTCAAAAACCGTGCTATGGCCATTGCTGTTGGCGCTAACTGGATTTGGGGTTTCTTGATTGGTTTTTTCACTCCTTTCATTACAAGCGCCATTGGTTTTTCATACGGTTACGTTTTCATGGGCTGCTTAGTATTCTCATTCTTTTacgtcttcttctttgtttgcGAAACTAAGGGTTTAACTTTAGAAGAAGTTAATGAAATGTACGTTGAAGGTGTTAAGCCATGGAAGTCTGGTAACTGGATCGCAAAAGAGAATAGAGTTTACGAGGAAGAGCTAGAGACGGAAGCTTAA